The following proteins come from a genomic window of Paenibacillus sp. CAA11:
- the sdaAB gene encoding L-serine ammonia-lyase, iron-sulfur-dependent subunit beta, translating into MRFKDVFSIIGPVMVGPSSSHTAGAARIGRVARHLLGKQPEEAVITFYGSFAATYQGHGTDRAIVGGLLDYTTDDSRIPTALLRAEEAGMTVRFEEGRGGMRHPNTARIEVTCDGGQTKLSIIGISIGGGNIEIQEIDDFNIKLTGIYPTLVIRHFDLPGVIAGITRELSTHGVNIAHMSVDRKSRNGLAMTVVELDGHADESAIQHLQEMESLKWIGRVDLSEPSAVSN; encoded by the coding sequence ATGCGCTTTAAAGATGTATTCTCAATTATCGGACCTGTGATGGTTGGACCGTCCAGCTCTCACACTGCTGGTGCCGCCAGAATTGGTAGGGTAGCTAGGCATTTGCTTGGCAAGCAGCCGGAGGAGGCGGTTATTACCTTTTACGGTTCATTCGCTGCAACCTATCAAGGGCACGGAACGGACCGGGCGATTGTGGGAGGATTGCTGGATTACACGACCGATGATTCACGCATCCCTACAGCCTTGTTAAGAGCAGAGGAGGCAGGGATGACAGTCCGGTTTGAAGAAGGGCGCGGAGGAATGCGGCACCCTAACACAGCAAGGATTGAGGTGACTTGCGATGGGGGACAGACCAAGCTGTCCATCATCGGGATTTCCATCGGAGGAGGAAATATTGAGATCCAGGAAATTGATGATTTTAATATAAAATTAACCGGAATTTATCCGACTCTTGTCATCCGGCACTTTGATTTACCGGGAGTTATTGCAGGAATAACCCGAGAGCTCAGTACCCATGGTGTCAACATTGCACACATGTCGGTGGATCGCAAGAGCCGCAACGGACTCGCGATGACTGTAGTGGAACTGGACGGACATGCTGATGAGTCCGCTATTCAACATCTGCAGGAGATGGAATCCCTCAAGTGGATTGGACGGGTCGATTTATCGGAACCAAGCGCTGTATCAAATTAG
- the sdaAA gene encoding L-serine ammonia-lyase, iron-sulfur-dependent, subunit alpha — protein sequence MNFSTLEELAALCREQNKTIGELMVEEQARESGRSTEQEFATMADYYEVMKEAVRRGLNEDTTSPSGLTGLDAQRVMTMASKQELSLGGPAGEALAYALSVSEVNASMGRIVATPTAGSCGVIPGVFVSSQQRFGWTDEHMVYGLFAAGAIGYVIANNSFISGAEGGCQAEIGSAIGMAAGALVELRGGSPEQAVHAVGLALKNTLGLICDPVGGLVEVPCIVRNGFGAVTALAAADMAMAGVRSVIPSDEVIQVMMEVGSSMPEKHRETAKGGLAQTPTGRKIMQGL from the coding sequence ATGAACTTTAGCACATTGGAGGAGCTGGCTGCTCTTTGCCGTGAACAGAACAAAACCATTGGAGAGTTAATGGTGGAGGAGCAGGCGAGAGAATCGGGCCGTTCTACAGAGCAGGAGTTTGCCACTATGGCAGACTATTATGAAGTAATGAAGGAGGCGGTACGCCGGGGGTTGAATGAAGATACGACATCTCCTAGCGGCCTTACAGGACTGGATGCACAGAGAGTCATGACCATGGCATCCAAGCAGGAGTTAAGCTTGGGCGGACCGGCAGGAGAAGCGCTGGCATATGCGCTCTCGGTCTCGGAAGTGAATGCCTCGATGGGGCGGATTGTGGCAACGCCAACTGCCGGATCCTGCGGTGTGATTCCAGGGGTATTCGTAAGCAGTCAGCAGCGGTTCGGATGGACCGATGAACATATGGTGTATGGATTGTTTGCCGCAGGGGCTATCGGCTATGTCATTGCCAATAACTCCTTCATCTCTGGAGCTGAAGGCGGGTGCCAGGCTGAGATTGGTTCTGCAATCGGGATGGCTGCCGGAGCTTTGGTTGAGCTGCGCGGAGGATCCCCGGAACAGGCCGTTCACGCAGTTGGTCTTGCCCTTAAAAACACACTCGGACTGATCTGCGATCCTGTCGGAGGGCTTGTTGAGGTGCCTTGTATTGTCCGTAACGGTTTTGGAGCAGTAACTGCACTGGCTGCTGCGGATATGGCTATGGCTGGTGTACGCAGCGTTATTCCATCGGATGAGGTGATTCAGGTTATGATGGAAGTAGGCTCGTCTATGCCTGAAAAACACCGGGAGACAGCCAAGGGCGGACTCGCTCAAACCCCTACAGGACGTAAGATTATGCAGGGGTTATAA